The following proteins are co-located in the Aquarana catesbeiana isolate 2022-GZ linkage group LG02, ASM4218655v1, whole genome shotgun sequence genome:
- the UCP2 gene encoding dicarboxylate carrier SLC25A8, with amino-acid sequence MVGFKPTDVPPTAAVKFVGAGTAACIADLFTFPLDTAKVRLQIQGESKTSSNFKTAQYKGVFGTISTMVKTEGPRSLYNGLVAGLQRQMSFASVRIGLYDSVKQFYTKGSEHVGIGSRLLAGCTTGAMAVAIAQPTDVVKVRFQAQANTSSAKRYKGTMEAYRTIAKEEGMRGLWKGTAPNITRNALVNCTELVTYDLIKDALLSYNLMSDNLPCHVTSAFGAGFCTTVIASPVDVVKTRYMNSAKGQYRSALNCAFTMFQKEGPLAFYKGFMPSFLRLGSWNIVMFVTYEQLKRAMMSARVSWEAPF; translated from the exons ATGGTTGGCTTCAAACCCACAGATGTCCCGCCCACCGCGGCTGTGAAGTTTGTTGGTGCTGGCACAGCAGCTTGTATAGCTGACCTGTTCACCTTCCCCCTGGACACCGCCAAAGTCCGACTGCAg aTCCAAGGAGAGAGCAAGACATCTAGCAACTTTAAGACTGCTCAGTACAAGGGAGTCTTTGGAACCATTTCCACCATGGTCAAGACAGAAGGGCCCAGGAGCCTGTACAATGGGCTGGTGGCTGGTCTCCAGCGACAGATGAGCTTTGCGTCTGTCCGTATTGGACTTTATGATTCTGTCAAGCAATTCTACACCAAGGGATCAGAAC ATGTCGGAATTGGGAGCAGGCTGCTTGCCGGCTGTACCACCGGAGCCATGGCGGTTGCAATTGCCCAGCCCACAGATGTGGTCAAAGTGAGATTCCAGGCTCAGGCCAACACTTCCAGTGCTAAGAGGTACAAGGGAACAATGGAAGCCTACAGAACCATTGCTAAGGAAGAAGGCATGCGCGGCCTCTGGAAAG gtaCCGCCCCAAACATCACCCGCAATGCCCTTGTGAACTGTACCGAGTTGGTCACCTATGACCTCATCAAAGATGCCCTCCTTTCGTACAACCTTATGAGTG ACAACCTCCCATGTCACGTCACCTCTGCATTTGGAGCTGGCTTCTGCACCACGGTGATCGCCTCCCCTGTTGATGTAGTGAAGACAAGATACATGAACTCTGCCAAGGGGCAGTATCGGAGTGCTCTGAACTGTGCCTTCACCATGTTCCAGAAGGAAGGACCATTGGCTTTCTACAAAGG ATTCATGCCATCTTTCCTGAGGCTGGGATCCTGGAACATCGTCATGTTCGTCACATATGAACAGCTGAAGAGAGCCATGATGTCTGCTCGTGTCTCCTGGGAGGCCCCTTTCTGA